From Macaca mulatta isolate MMU2019108-1 chromosome 1, T2T-MMU8v2.0, whole genome shotgun sequence, the proteins below share one genomic window:
- the S1PR1 gene encoding sphingosine 1-phosphate receptor 1, which translates to MGSTSVPLVKALRSSVSDYVNYDIIVRHYNYTGKLNTSADRENSIKLTSVVFILICCFIILENIFVLLTIWKTKKFHRPMYYFIGNLALSDLLAGVAYTANLLLSGATTYKLTPAQWFLREGSMFVALSASVFSLLAIAIERYITMLKMKLHNGSNNFRLFLLISACWVISLILGGLPIMGWNCISALPSCSTVLPLYHKHYILFCTTVFTLLLLSIVILYCRIYSLVRTRSRRLTFRKNMSKASRSSEKSLALLKTVIIVLSVFIACWAPLFILLLLDVGCKVKTCDILFRAEYFLVLAVLNSGTNPIIYTLTNKEMRRAFIRIMSCCKCPSGDSAGKFKRPIIAGMEFSRSKSDNSSHPQKDDGDNPETIMSSGNVNSSS; encoded by the coding sequence ATGGGGTCCACCAGCGTCCCGCTGGTCAAGGCCCTCCGCAGCTCGGTCTCTGACTACGTCAACTATGATATTATTGTCCGGCATTACAACTACACGGGAAAGCTGAATACCAGCGCGGACAGGGAGAACAGCATTAAACTGACCTCGGTGGTGTTCATTCTTATCTGCTGCTTTATCATCCTCGAGAACATCTTTGTCTTGCTGACTATTTGGAAAACCAAGAAATTCCACCGACCCATGTACTATTTTATTGGCAATCTGGCCCTCTCAGACCTGTTGGCAGGAGTGGCCTACACAGCTAACCTGCTCTTGTCTGGGGCCACCACCTACAAGCTCACTCCCGCCCAGTGGTTTCTGCGGGAAGGGAGTATGTTTGTGGCCCTGTCAGCCTCCGTGTTCAGTCTCCTCGCCATCGCCATTGAGCGCTATATCACGATGCTGAAAATGAAACTCCACAACGGGAGCAATAACTTCCGCCTCTTCCTGCTGATCAGCGCCTGCTGGGTCATCTCCCTCATCCTGGGTGGCCTGCCCATCATGGGCTGGAACTGCATCAGCGCGCTGCCCAGCTGCTCCACTGTGCTGCCGCTCTACCACAAGCACTATATCCTCTTCTGCACCACGGTCTTCACTCTGCTCCTGCTCTCCATCGTCATTCTGTACTGCAGGATCTACTCCTTGGTCAGGACTCGGAGCCGCCGCCTGACGTTCCGCAAGAACATGTCCAAGGCCAGCCGCAGCTCTGAGAAGTCGCTGGCGCTGCTCAAGACCGTAATTATCGTCCTGAGCGTCTTCATCGCCTGCTGGGCACCGCTCTTCATCCTGCTCCTGCTGGATGTGGGCTGCAAGGTGAAGACCTGCGACATCCTCTTCAGAGCAGAGTACTTCCTGGTGTTAGCTGTGCTCAACTCCGGCACCAACCCCATCATTTACACTCTGACCAACAAGGAGATGCGCCGGGCCTTCATCCGGATCATGTCCTGCTGCAAGTGCCCGAGCGGAGACTCTGCTGGCAAATTCAAACGACCCATCATCGCCGGCATGGAATTCAGCCGCAGCAAATCGGACAATTCCTCCCACCCCCAGAAGGACGATGGGGACAACCCAGAGACCATTATGTCTTCTGGAAACGTCAACTCTTCTTCCTAG